The Bernardetia sp. ABR2-2B DNA window ATTTTGAGTTTAGGATTTTGTGGAGGAGTCATGTCCAAATAAATACTTGCTGTTACTATTGCCATCATATTTGCTTTAGCATCTTTAAAACGCACATATACTTTTTGGTCGCCATCTTTTGGAATTAATTTCCAACCATAAACAGTTGGCTGATAAGGAATCCAATGTGCATCTATAAAATCTTGACGGTTACTAATTTGCATTTGTGTAACATCAAAAGCTGCAATTTGTAGGGTAACAAATGGAGTTTTGGTATAATGGCTTCCTTTGTTTATCGTAACTCTATTAGTAGAATCTTTTTTGAAGTTGAATTGAGCCTCTACATTTATAGAAATAAAGAAAAAAGAAAGTAAAAAAATGCCACTCAAGGTTGCTTTATAGAAAAAAGTAGAACGAAGAAATGTAATGCTATTTGTCATTTTATTAAATTATGTAATAATCAATTTTGTAGAAAGCTATTTTTTTATAGGGTGTTTTTTTGATATAATTCAATTGTAAATTCCCTAAAAGTATGCCAAAATTACCAAAAATAAAAGGATAAAATACCATTTAAACCCTAAGTGTCTTCGAAGACCTTTAGGGTTTTTGCTAATATCCTCCTCGCCTTCTTCTTCCAGAACCTTATCCACGTTTTTGTTTACTTGCTTCTTCTTCCATCTTTTTTGCTCTAGCTGTTTTGAAGTTGCGAATCATGTAGGTAAAACTTACCATAAAATAACGCTGTAAAACCTGTGTTTGTATATCTTCAACGTAAGTTTCTGTTACATTTCTAGAAATACTATTGTTTTGGTCTAATAAATCAAAAATGGTTAGTTTTATTTCTCCTCTTTCGTCTTTCATAAAACGCTTTCCTACGCTCATTGTCCACAACAAATAATCTTGATTAAAGCTATCAGAAAGACCGTTATAACTTTGATACGTAATATCATTTTGCCATAAAAAACCTTTTTTGAATAAAAATAAATTTCTAAACTCAACATTATGCGTAATAAAATTATTGTCTGCCTGTGGTTGAATCGTATTTTCTACAATATTATATCCTAATGTATAAGTAAGTCCAAAGTCTATTTTTTCACTAATATTACTATTTATACTTAAACCTTCTGAAAGAATATAGTTATTAGAAATATTCTCACTTCCATTAATCAAAGTAGGCGTTCTGTTATAAGAAAAACGATTATTTAAACTGAAATTGAGTTTCCAAAAAGTAGCTCCGATACTTGAATATAAACGACCTGATACTGCTCCATCCACATTCACGGGACGGTTGAGCTGAACACCTTCTGAAAGAAAAATATTATCTATTGTAAGTGAGTCTTGCCCAGAAATCCACGTCGAATTGGTAATATAATCGTTTGTGTAATTGATGAAGGTAAATAAAGAAAAGTTAAAGCGTTTGTCTGGATTATTATATGAATAACGACCAATAATACGGTTCTCTGTTTGTTGGTCTAGCTCTTCATTACCGACAGAAAGTTGTAATGGATTAGTATTATCAACCACTTCTTGAAGCTGCGTAATTTGTGGATTGCGAGTAGAAGTACGATAGACAAAAAACATTCTACTGTTTTTAGAAAATCTATATCTCAAGAATATTCTAGGTAAAATATTAGTAAATGTTCTTTCAAAATTAGTTTCAAATGGAAAAACTTGTCCACCTCTCAAGGTCGCATTTTGATAATTGAAATTAGTGCTAAAATTGAGCTTTCTAGTGCGATAGCTATATGCCAAGCCAGTTTTGTGATACAAATAATCACTTTCAATGTTAGAAGAAAGTTGATTGTTTAGTATTCTGCCTTGTTCTGGGTTTTGCAAAAACTCTGAAAGAATATCGTAGGTTTCTCTTTCGTTTTCTATTTGATTGTTTGAATACTCATACTCAAACTGTAAGCTAGATTTTTTTGAAAGAGGCTCGGTATATTGAAATTCGGTTGCCCAAAGAATATCATTTCGATTATTAAATGTTTCTTGGTTAAGCGTGTCAGCACCTTTGAAGGTTTCTACATTTGCTAAAAGGTTACTTTCTCCATCTTGTAGATTTGTTTGTGTATTTAGTTTTAATGAAAAAGTACGACCACGTTTTTTGAATCGATGACGAAAAAGAGCATCGTTTTCAAAATTATAAGCTGTTGAATTACTACCAAAATCATTTACAGTTCTATTTAAAAGAAAATTATCATCTAAAAGAGTTTGAGCATCAGTAAGACTACTGCTTTCATAGTTTTGAATATTTAATCTAGGTGTTAGAATGAGTTCGTTTACGGAATCAATTTTATATTCAAAACGCAGTGCAAAACGGTGATTTTGATTACTACTACTGTTTATCTGGTCTTGGCTATAAAACTGACTTTGAGCTGTTCCGTTTGCGTTGTCTTGTAGGAAAAAATCTCTAGTTAGGTTTGTAGTTGAGGCATTATCACTCCAGTTTAGAAAATAACTACCTGAAAGTTCAATTTTTTTGCCCCACTCATCAGTATAATTAATGCCTACGCTATGAGTTTGAGTAATTCCATTTTGTCCACCGACCAAAAAATTATTTATATCACTTGGGTTTCCTCTGTTTCTTCTCCAACGTCGTGTATTATTTTCCGAACCCACAACACCTAATAAATCTTGTGTAGAAAAATTTTGCTGACTAACATTATTCGTGATTCCAATGACCGAAATACGTTGTTTTCCATTGAAAAAATTGACATTTCCTCCTCCAATATAACGCTCATCTGTTCCATAACCACCGTAAATTTTTCCAAACTGACCATTTCTCATGTCTTTTTTGGTAATAATATTTATTGTCTTGACTGTATTTCCGTCGCTTACGCCAGAAAATTGCGATTGGTCGCTCTCTTGATTATAGACTTGCACTTTATCTATTACTTGAGCAGGAAGGTTTTTCAAAGCTGCTTTTGGGTCTTTTCCAAAAAATTCTTTTCCATCTACTAAAACTCGTCCTACTTCTTCGCCTTCTGCCTGAATTTTTCCATCTACTGTTGTGATAGTAGGCATTTTTTTGATAAGTGTTTCGGCATCTGCATTTTTTTCTGTCTTGAATGCACCTGCATTGTATTGTGTAGTATCTCCAATTTGTTCTGAAACAGTTTGTCTTCCCTCTACTGTTACGGCTAAAAGAGTGCTTTCTTCTATTAAAATAGGTTCTAAAACTGTATTTGGTTTTGATAAAACAACACTTTGAGAATAATTTTGATAGCCTACATAACTAATTTGAAGAATATATTCTTTTTGAGTAAGATTCTTAAATAAAAACTTTCCTTCTACATCAGTTGTAGCAAAAACAAATTTTGAAGTATCACTAACAAAACGCATCACAATATTTGCCGAAATGAGAGGTTCAGAGGTTTCTTTTTCCAAGACAATTCCCTCTATATTATAATTCTGAGCTAAAGTAAAATTGGAAAAGGAAAGGATAAAAAAACAAGAAAAAGTAAAAATGGAAGAGTAAAAAATGGATTTCATCAAAAAAAAGTTATTAGGTAAAGCACTTGATTTAAGAATACTAACTTGACTTAGACACTTTGTAGAGTGAAAGGTTTAATTCTCAATTGTTTAAAAGTGTTAATAGGTTTAAATAATAGCTTTAGTATGGGAGGTAAAAGGTGCTTTTTTTATTGCTTTTGCCTGTTTTTCTACGATTTTAACTAGTGTCGTTAAAAATGACGATAAAAAAAGCCTATCTGATTAAATTAAAAATCAAATAGGCTTTTCATGAACTGCTAAACTCATTTACTTAAATGATAATGTATTTATTATTTCTTCAAGCTCTTTTTCCTGTTCTGGAGTAGAATAAGCAGTAATTATACTTACAGCAAATCCATTTATTATTGTGGCATAATACTTTTGATGAATAGGAGTTTGATTATAGGTCATAGAAGTATTCATAAGGTAAAACTCTTTACTAGAAAATGTTTCTGTGGTAAATTCTTTATCAATATTTTCAAATGGCATTTGTGATTGTTCAAGCTGAGTAGCAATTTCCATCAAATAATTACTTCCTGATTTAATTTGAGGAGCAGAGTCTAAATTAACAACTGTTATCATAAAATTAGTGTTATATTTTACCTTTGTTCCTACTGGATGTTGAAATACTTGTAATAAAGTAGCTGAACCTATCTCCTCATTTTCTGTTGCTTCTTTACCTCCTACCATCTTACCTGCCATTTTATTGAGCTGTTCTATCTGTTCTTTACTTTGAACAGTCCATTTAGAAGGAACATCTATTGCAAGACCAAAGTAATCATTGACATATTTTCCTTCTCTTACTGTTCCATAATCAAAATTTACCTTTTTTTTTGTTTTTTGCTCAATACCTCTTCCTTGCTCGTTCTGCTGATTATTGTTTTGTGCAGAACTATTTCCACCTGCAAGTACCCACGCACCTACATAGGTATAATCTAATTTGTTTTGAGCATCTCGTGCTTCTTCTTTACTAGTATATTCGTAAAGCGCAATTCTATAACGGTCGCTGTCACTGGTTGTGATAACTCTTGCTTGTGGAAACTGTCCACTCAACTGTCTGACAGCAGCATCAGCATATTCTTGTGTAGAGTAACTTCCATAAATTAGATAAAACTTTCCACTTTCTAATCCTGTATTCGAATCTGCATTGTCTGCATCTGTATTTTCATCGTTTCCGTTTCCATCTGCTGTAAGTGTAGTTACATCACTACTTCCATTATCTGCTACTTCATTAGAAGTTGCTAATGTTCCATTTTTCAAATCATATTCAGGTTCTGTACCACTACAATTCTGAACTTCATTTTCTTCGTCTTCTACTTCCCCAAACCAAACAACAGTTACGTTTTTGTATTGTCCAATTCCTATGGCAGCCCAGTCTTTATCAGCATAACGACCCGAGTTTTTGAGAATATCTGAATAAAAAGAACTTCCTTTCCAAAGCTCCATAATTCTTTTGGGTTCGCTTCCACCATTATAAATCACTTCATAAGCTTTTCCTGCATATCCTGTAATTTCTTTTGGTTTGTCCCACATACAAGACTGTTTTGTATTGTCTCTTTCATTGAAACAACAGGCATTCCAAAAGCCTTTGTCAGACCAACTTTGCATACTACAAGAGTCTTTATCTATTCGGTTATGAAACAAATCTCTTGCATGAAGTTTGGCTACGAAGGTAAGTTTTTTCGAAATTTCTATTTTGTGAGCTTCATTTTCTCCCCGATAGCTATCAATAAGTGCATAGAGTTGTTGTTCGAAACCATTCATACACACTTCTTCAGGAATACTTACTTGCTGTGCCGACGCTGAAAGAGAAAATACAAAACAGAGTAAGGAAAGAAGAAAGACTGTTTTTGTATGAAAATATTCTTTTATCATAATTATAAAAAATAAAAAGTTTTTTAGATTTGGATTTTGGTAAATTAATAATTTCTACAATTCAAAAAGTGTGCTTTTTCCTTCAAGAATACAGATTGTTTCGACAAAGTAGCAAAAAAAGACTTATGAATAAATCTTATTTTTACATTACTCACAAGGCAAAGGTGTATCTGAAACGGGATATTTTATTTTAAAATCATAATGCCACCATTCATTCGAAATAGATTTGAAGCCAACATTTTCCATTATTGTTTTGAGTGTTTTTCTATTTCTCAAGATTTCGTCTTTTGTTTCAGTAGGAAAAGCCGTAAAAGTATGATGTGCCTCTTTTCCAAAAAAATCATAGCCTGTACCCATATTTAGCTCGTTGCCTAACGAATCTACCAAAGTCATATCAACAGCGCAACCTTTATTATGATTTGAGCCTTTTCTTGGATTAGCAACATAATTTTTGTTTGTCGTTGTGTTCCACAAAATCCATTGCACAGATAAAGGGCGATAACCATCATAAATTTTGATTCTGTACCCTTGTTCTTTAAATTTTTGATGAGCTTCAAAAAGTGCTTCGGCAGCTACTTTTCTCAAAAGAGCTTTTGGGCAAGGATAAACTTTTTGCTTCATAAAATTATTTTCGGTTGCATAGCGAATATCCAAAACTAAGCTAGAGTCGTAGTTGATAAGCTCTACCATTGCAGAGTCTTCTAATTTTTCAAAATACGCTTTTTTTTCAGCCTCTTGT harbors:
- a CDS encoding SPOR domain-containing protein, whose translation is MIKEYFHTKTVFLLSLLCFVFSLSASAQQVSIPEEVCMNGFEQQLYALIDSYRGENEAHKIEISKKLTFVAKLHARDLFHNRIDKDSCSMQSWSDKGFWNACCFNERDNTKQSCMWDKPKEITGYAGKAYEVIYNGGSEPKRIMELWKGSSFYSDILKNSGRYADKDWAAIGIGQYKNVTVVWFGEVEDEENEVQNCSGTEPEYDLKNGTLATSNEVADNGSSDVTTLTADGNGNDENTDADNADSNTGLESGKFYLIYGSYSTQEYADAAVRQLSGQFPQARVITTSDSDRYRIALYEYTSKEEARDAQNKLDYTYVGAWVLAGGNSSAQNNNQQNEQGRGIEQKTKKKVNFDYGTVREGKYVNDYFGLAIDVPSKWTVQSKEQIEQLNKMAGKMVGGKEATENEEIGSATLLQVFQHPVGTKVKYNTNFMITVVNLDSAPQIKSGSNYLMEIATQLEQSQMPFENIDKEFTTETFSSKEFYLMNTSMTYNQTPIHQKYYATIINGFAVSIITAYSTPEQEKELEEIINTLSFK
- a CDS encoding M15 family metallopeptidase encodes the protein MKNLYQFLSILFLLISLFFSCTNQTSKKLQASEETEKIRQDSIKKIEAQRAEFVKDSLRKVELQKEVQAKQEAEKKAYFEKLEDSAMVELINYDSSLVLDIRYATENNFMKQKVYPCPKALLRKVAAEALFEAHQKFKEQGYRIKIYDGYRPLSVQWILWNTTTNKNYVANPRKGSNHNKGCAVDMTLVDSLGNELNMGTGYDFFGKEAHHTFTAFPTETKDEILRNRKTLKTIMENVGFKSISNEWWHYDFKIKYPVSDTPLPCE
- a CDS encoding TonB-dependent receptor; translated protein: MKSIFYSSIFTFSCFFILSFSNFTLAQNYNIEGIVLEKETSEPLISANIVMRFVSDTSKFVFATTDVEGKFLFKNLTQKEYILQISYVGYQNYSQSVVLSKPNTVLEPILIEESTLLAVTVEGRQTVSEQIGDTTQYNAGAFKTEKNADAETLIKKMPTITTVDGKIQAEGEEVGRVLVDGKEFFGKDPKAALKNLPAQVIDKVQVYNQESDQSQFSGVSDGNTVKTINIITKKDMRNGQFGKIYGGYGTDERYIGGGNVNFFNGKQRISVIGITNNVSQQNFSTQDLLGVVGSENNTRRWRRNRGNPSDINNFLVGGQNGITQTHSVGINYTDEWGKKIELSGSYFLNWSDNASTTNLTRDFFLQDNANGTAQSQFYSQDQINSSSNQNHRFALRFEYKIDSVNELILTPRLNIQNYESSSLTDAQTLLDDNFLLNRTVNDFGSNSTAYNFENDALFRHRFKKRGRTFSLKLNTQTNLQDGESNLLANVETFKGADTLNQETFNNRNDILWATEFQYTEPLSKKSSLQFEYEYSNNQIENERETYDILSEFLQNPEQGRILNNQLSSNIESDYLYHKTGLAYSYRTRKLNFSTNFNYQNATLRGGQVFPFETNFERTFTNILPRIFLRYRFSKNSRMFFVYRTSTRNPQITQLQEVVDNTNPLQLSVGNEELDQQTENRIIGRYSYNNPDKRFNFSLFTFINYTNDYITNSTWISGQDSLTIDNIFLSEGVQLNRPVNVDGAVSGRLYSSIGATFWKLNFSLNNRFSYNRTPTLINGSENISNNYILSEGLSINSNISEKIDFGLTYTLGYNIVENTIQPQADNNFITHNVEFRNLFLFKKGFLWQNDITYQSYNGLSDSFNQDYLLWTMSVGKRFMKDERGEIKLTIFDLLDQNNSISRNVTETYVEDIQTQVLQRYFMVSFTYMIRNFKTARAKKMEEEASKQKRG